The following proteins are encoded in a genomic region of Acidobacteriota bacterium:
- a CDS encoding SET domain-containing protein: MLLVKTKLGVSSIHGIGLFADQFIPKNTVIWRYDPAVDLKLTPGQIESLAESCREQIRKYTYREFHSDMYVLCGDDARFFNHAPAIANCIDVQNGSLEGDVTLALRDIEEGEELTCDYAMFDMDLIEGRYRI; this comes from the coding sequence ATGTTGCTGGTGAAGACGAAACTCGGTGTGAGCTCCATTCATGGCATCGGACTCTTTGCAGATCAGTTCATCCCGAAAAACACGGTGATCTGGAGGTACGACCCGGCCGTCGACCTCAAGCTGACCCCAGGCCAGATCGAATCTCTGGCCGAATCCTGCCGGGAGCAGATCCGAAAGTACACTTATCGCGAGTTTCACTCCGATATGTATGTACTTTGCGGTGACGACGCGCGGTTTTTCAATCACGCGCCCGCGATCGCGAACTGCATCGACGTTCAGAACGGGTCACTCGAAGGGGACGTGACCCTCGCGCTTCGGGATATCGAGGAGGGTGAAGAGCTCACCTGCGATTACGCGATGTTCGACATGGACCTGATCGAGGGGCGATACAGGATCTGA
- the eno gene encoding phosphopyruvate hydratase has protein sequence MFIIQEIFAREILDSRGNPTIEVDVVLDSGAIGRAAVPSGASTGKREALELRDGDKSRYLGRGVRTAVRNVNEKIAAEIEGMDAREQAMIDLLMLEMDGTGNKESLGANALLGVSLAVARAAAESAGLPTFLYLGGPGARTLPVPMLNVINGGAHANNNLDVQEFMIIPAGFDTFSEALRAGVETFHHLKKILDAAGHSVAVGDEGGFAPNLKSNAEALDLILRAIEKAGYRPADQIWLGLDVASSEFFKKKKYALAGESKNLSSDEMVAYLAGLRKKYPIVSIEDGMAEEDWGGWKTLTDSLGESTQLVGDDLFVTNPEILREGIEKGIANAILIKVNQIGTLTETLEAIEMAKRAAYRSVISHRSGETEDSTIADLAVATNAGQIKTGSASRSDRIAKYNQLLRIEEELGDAAFYAGKEAFRSGVL, from the coding sequence ATGTTCATCATCCAGGAGATTTTCGCCAGGGAGATTCTCGATTCTCGCGGCAACCCGACCATCGAAGTGGACGTTGTGCTCGATTCCGGCGCGATCGGCCGCGCTGCAGTTCCTTCGGGCGCTTCCACCGGAAAGCGGGAAGCGCTCGAGCTGAGGGATGGAGACAAGAGCCGCTACCTCGGGCGTGGAGTCAGAACGGCCGTCCGGAACGTAAATGAAAAGATCGCCGCCGAGATCGAAGGGATGGACGCTCGCGAACAGGCGATGATCGATCTCCTCATGCTGGAGATGGACGGCACCGGCAACAAGGAATCGCTCGGTGCGAACGCGCTTCTCGGCGTCTCACTGGCGGTGGCCCGAGCTGCTGCCGAATCCGCTGGCCTTCCGACCTTCCTCTATCTCGGTGGACCGGGTGCCCGGACTCTGCCGGTGCCGATGTTGAACGTAATCAACGGCGGAGCGCACGCCAACAACAACCTCGACGTTCAGGAGTTCATGATCATCCCGGCGGGATTCGACACGTTCTCCGAGGCGCTCCGCGCCGGGGTCGAGACCTTTCATCATCTGAAGAAGATTCTCGACGCTGCCGGCCACAGCGTCGCGGTCGGTGACGAAGGCGGCTTCGCTCCGAATCTGAAATCGAACGCCGAAGCGCTCGATCTGATTCTTCGTGCGATCGAAAAGGCGGGCTATCGACCCGCCGATCAGATCTGGCTCGGTCTCGACGTCGCATCGTCCGAGTTTTTCAAAAAAAAGAAATACGCCCTGGCGGGCGAGTCTAAGAATCTCTCCAGTGACGAGATGGTCGCGTATCTCGCCGGTCTGCGGAAGAAGTATCCGATCGTTTCGATCGAGGACGGGATGGCCGAGGAAGACTGGGGCGGATGGAAGACGCTGACCGATTCACTCGGAGAGAGTACCCAGCTCGTCGGCGATGACCTCTTCGTCACCAATCCCGAGATCCTGAGGGAAGGGATCGAGAAGGGTATCGCCAACGCGATCCTCATCAAGGTGAATCAGATCGGGACGCTGACCGAAACCCTCGAGGCGATCGAGATGGCGAAACGGGCGGCGTACCGGTCCGTCATCTCGCACCGCTCAGGTGAAACGGAAGACTCGACGATCGCCGATCTCGCCGTCGCGACCAACGCCGGCCAGATCAAGACCGGGTCGGCATCGCGAAGCGATCGGATAGCCAAGTACAACCAGCTGCTCCGCATCGAGGAAGAGCTCGGGGATGCCGCTTTCTACGCAGGGAAGGAAGCGTTCCGCTCCGGAGTGTTGTGA
- a CDS encoding sodium/proline symporter — translation MSTSATIFATLVAYQLALIAIGLWASRRTHDEGDFFLGGRQLGGWVAALSASASSSSAWTLLGVSGAAYAWGLSAIWLFPATVGGFLLNWFVIAPRLMKASRADGSLTLTQFVAGSGSWSRRIRLLSSFVIVFSFLFYIAAQFQAAGLAFAASFGLSAHISIAIGVAVVVAYTLLGGFWAVSVTDSLQGLLMVSTAVILPIAALIAVGGPGALAESFAEGGGVFGPRAGIVALGFVMGTLGIGLGYPGQPHVVNRFMALRDEASLRGGRAISITWAVLIYAGMLVTGWCGRILLEAGPDGEEILFTVAAAVLPAILAGIMTAAVLSAIMSTADSQLLVASSSIIIDIRRERPADGARGTASSRSVVLAVSVVAMLVAMFAPATIFSRVLFAWHAIGSAFGPILILKLFGRRIEGAVAFASMAIGFGLTVIFYLLPNTPGDWLERLVPLAAAMLVGLAGSGRGNLENSH, via the coding sequence GTGAGCACGAGTGCAACGATCTTCGCGACGCTGGTGGCGTATCAGCTCGCGCTCATCGCGATCGGACTCTGGGCGAGCCGGCGGACGCACGACGAAGGGGATTTCTTCCTTGGTGGACGACAGCTCGGGGGGTGGGTCGCTGCGCTGAGCGCGTCGGCGAGCTCGTCATCCGCCTGGACTCTGCTGGGTGTGAGCGGCGCGGCGTACGCCTGGGGATTGTCGGCGATCTGGCTTTTTCCTGCGACGGTCGGGGGATTTCTGCTCAACTGGTTCGTCATCGCGCCCCGTCTGATGAAAGCGAGCCGGGCTGATGGCAGCCTCACTCTGACGCAATTTGTGGCCGGATCGGGCAGCTGGAGCCGGAGGATCCGTCTCCTCAGCTCGTTCGTGATCGTTTTCTCGTTCCTCTTCTACATCGCGGCCCAGTTCCAGGCTGCCGGTCTGGCGTTCGCGGCGAGCTTCGGGCTATCCGCGCACATCAGCATCGCGATCGGCGTCGCGGTCGTCGTTGCATACACTCTCCTCGGTGGGTTCTGGGCGGTGAGTGTCACGGATAGTCTCCAGGGTCTGCTCATGGTGTCGACTGCCGTGATCCTTCCGATTGCGGCGTTGATCGCGGTGGGAGGTCCGGGGGCGCTGGCGGAATCGTTCGCGGAAGGCGGCGGCGTATTCGGTCCGCGCGCCGGAATCGTCGCGCTCGGCTTCGTCATGGGAACGCTCGGAATCGGTCTCGGCTATCCGGGTCAGCCGCATGTGGTCAACCGTTTCATGGCGCTCCGGGACGAAGCCAGCCTTCGCGGCGGGAGAGCGATCTCGATTACCTGGGCGGTACTGATCTACGCCGGCATGCTGGTCACGGGATGGTGTGGAAGGATCCTGCTCGAGGCTGGTCCGGATGGAGAGGAGATCCTCTTCACCGTTGCAGCCGCGGTACTTCCCGCGATTCTCGCCGGAATCATGACGGCAGCGGTGCTCTCGGCGATCATGTCGACGGCCGACAGCCAGCTTCTGGTGGCCTCCTCTTCGATCATCATCGACATTCGCCGGGAAAGGCCCGCCGATGGCGCCCGAGGAACTGCGAGCTCGCGGTCGGTCGTCCTGGCCGTCAGTGTCGTCGCCATGCTGGTGGCGATGTTCGCTCCGGCAACGATTTTCAGCCGGGTGCTTTTCGCGTGGCACGCGATCGGGTCCGCCTTCGGGCCGATTCTGATTCTGAAGCTGTTCGGACGGAGGATCGAGGGCGCCGTGGCGTTCGCGTCGATGGCGATCGGATTCGGACTGACCGTGATCTTCTACCTCCTTCCGAACACTCCTGGTGACTGGCTGGAGCGGCTGGTTCCGCTCGCCGCCGCAATGCTCGTCGGCCTCGCCGGCAGCGGTCGCGGCAACCTTGAAAATAGTCATTGA
- a CDS encoding MATE family efflux transporter gives MSTEIRSEARRLMKLALPLAAAQAGSQLMGLVDVAVLGRYGAVELAASGLGNAIFFSLSVIGLGLIMGIDPMIAQAVGAGKPDRARMIGWQGAWLSIPITIVLMLLMMAGAALLPRIGIEDELIGPSRTYLLLRSLSLFPFLAYYVVRAWLQAVDITRPLVTAVVVANVVNLVSDILLIFGGAGLPAWTGPLRSIPEMGIAGAGLTTVVSALVQLAIVVRGARVSVEPEGARRLRRDEIATAMKVGVPVSLQMTAEVGVFAFVGILAARLGTIDLATHQVVIQLAAFTYTVAFGIAMAASVRVGAAIGAADHALTRLAGRLSFILGGGVMGVMAAFFATTPGPLARLMTNQPAILVPATTLLVVAAWFQLSDGIQAVGAGALRGAGDTKFTFYANVVGHWMIGMPIAFWLGFRQGMGIHGLWWGLCAGLTVVAVVLFVRFEWLARVRIDPIEGLRRER, from the coding sequence ATGTCGACCGAGATCCGATCCGAGGCGCGGCGTCTGATGAAGCTTGCACTTCCGCTTGCTGCGGCGCAGGCGGGATCACAGCTGATGGGTCTGGTGGATGTCGCCGTGCTCGGCCGCTACGGCGCGGTCGAGCTCGCGGCATCCGGACTCGGAAACGCGATCTTCTTTTCGCTGTCGGTGATCGGACTCGGCCTGATCATGGGGATCGATCCGATGATCGCTCAGGCGGTCGGGGCCGGAAAACCCGATCGCGCGCGGATGATCGGATGGCAGGGGGCATGGCTCTCGATTCCGATCACGATCGTCCTGATGCTGCTGATGATGGCGGGAGCCGCGCTGCTTCCGCGGATCGGTATCGAGGACGAACTGATCGGCCCGTCTCGTACGTATCTGCTCCTGCGATCTCTGAGTCTTTTTCCCTTCCTGGCCTATTACGTCGTCCGGGCGTGGCTGCAGGCAGTCGACATCACCCGGCCGCTGGTGACGGCCGTCGTGGTGGCGAACGTGGTGAACCTCGTGTCGGACATTCTGCTGATATTCGGGGGTGCCGGGCTTCCTGCCTGGACGGGTCCGTTGCGATCGATTCCCGAGATGGGCATCGCCGGAGCGGGTCTGACGACGGTCGTCAGCGCGCTGGTCCAGCTGGCGATCGTCGTCCGGGGGGCGAGGGTATCCGTCGAGCCGGAGGGTGCGAGGAGATTGAGGCGAGATGAGATCGCGACGGCTATGAAAGTCGGCGTTCCGGTCTCGCTGCAGATGACCGCCGAGGTTGGAGTGTTTGCGTTCGTCGGCATTCTGGCAGCCCGGCTGGGGACGATCGACCTCGCGACTCACCAGGTCGTCATCCAGCTGGCGGCCTTCACCTACACGGTCGCATTCGGGATCGCGATGGCCGCCTCCGTGCGGGTCGGCGCGGCGATCGGTGCGGCAGATCATGCGCTCACGAGGCTCGCCGGCCGGCTTTCATTCATCCTCGGCGGCGGAGTGATGGGAGTGATGGCGGCTTTTTTCGCGACGACTCCGGGACCGCTGGCGCGGCTCATGACCAACCAGCCGGCGATTCTCGTTCCGGCAACGACTCTTCTCGTCGTGGCCGCGTGGTTCCAGCTCTCCGACGGGATCCAGGCGGTCGGGGCGGGCGCGCTTCGAGGCGCGGGCGACACCAAGTTCACGTTCTACGCGAATGTCGTGGGGCACTGGATGATCGGAATGCCGATCGCGTTCTGGCTCGGGTTTCGTCAGGGGATGGGGATCCACGGGCTGTGGTGGGGACTCTGCGCCGGACTGACCGTGGTTGCGGTGGTGCTGTTCGTACGGTTCGAGTGGCTGGCGAGGGTACGGATTGATCCGATCGAGGGTTTGCGGAGGGAGCGCTGA